In one window of Sus scrofa isolate TJ Tabasco breed Duroc chromosome Y, Sscrofa11.1, whole genome shotgun sequence DNA:
- the AMELY gene encoding amelogenin precursor: MGTWIFFACLLGASLAMPLPPHPGHPGYINFSYEVLTPLKWYQNMIRHPYTSYGYEPMGGWLHHQIIPVVSQQTPQSHALQPHHHIPMVPAQQPGIPQQPMMPLPGQHSMTPTQHHQPNLPLPAQQPFQPQPVQPQPHQPLQPQSPMHPIQPLLPQPPLPPMFSMQSLLPDLPLEAWPATDKTKREEVD, from the exons CTACCACCTCATCCTGGGCACCCTGGTTATATCAACTTCAGCTATgag GTGCTTACCCCTCTGAAGTGGTACCAGAACATGATAAGACATCCG TACACTTCCTATGGTTACGAACCCATGGGTGGATGGCTGCACCACCAAATCATTCCCGTGGTGTCGCAGCAGACTCCCCAGAGTCATGCCCTTCAGCCTCATCACCACATCCCCATGGTGCCAGCTCAACAGCCCGGGATCCCCCAGCAGCCAATGATGCCACTTCCTGGCCAACACTCCATGACTCCAACCCAACACCACCAGCCAAACCTCCCTCTGCCCGCCCAGCAGCCCTTCCAGCCCCAGCCCGTCCAGCCCCAGCCTCAccagcccctgcagccccagtcacccaTGCACCCCATCCAGCCCTTGCTGCCACAGCCACCTCTGCCTCCGATGTTCTCCATGCAGTCTCTGCTTCCTGACCTGCCTCTGGAAGCTTGGCCAGCAACAGACAAGACCAAGCGGGAGGAAGTG gattaa